From the genome of Candidatus Microthrix subdominans, one region includes:
- a CDS encoding DUF2630 family protein, translated as MAENSQLAAINALTEEEQKLRHKESDGTASDADRRRVAQIEVELDQCWDLLRQRRARREFDLDPDFASERSEATVEDYES; from the coding sequence ATGGCCGAGAACTCGCAGCTTGCAGCGATCAATGCGCTCACCGAGGAGGAGCAGAAGCTCCGCCACAAGGAGTCTGACGGCACCGCCTCCGACGCCGACCGTCGGCGGGTCGCCCAGATCGAGGTGGAGCTGGACCAGTGCTGGGACCTGCTCCGTCAGCGCCGCGCTCGGCGCGAGTTCGACCTGGACCCCGACTTCGCCAGCGAGCGTTCGGAAGCCACGGTCGAGGACTACGAAAGCTGA